Proteins encoded within one genomic window of Fragaria vesca subsp. vesca linkage group LG1, FraVesHawaii_1.0, whole genome shotgun sequence:
- the LOC101304812 gene encoding uncharacterized protein LOC101304812 — MVSMILVADICKESQKQNFSLNTPITLDSGRKHRICGEIPANEVDHLADKRETDKGNEKIDTMEEARRRNRNKNFPLIGKISRKDSKVLKFLFGKPRKGGHESREEVARSGDFGVSLEDIHCLCPTVSVSLKVINIWAAYLCQTNSDSWFLPTSFGEQARLNEDPFVVPVSVASTIVHCRLQRFHRRLKHCVQVIKG; from the exons ATGGTGAGTATGATTTTGGTGGCAGACATTTGCAAGGAGTCACAAAAACAGAACTTTAGTCTCAACACCCCAATAACATTGGACAGCGGTAGAAAGCACCGAATCTGTGGGGAAATCCCTGCAAACGAG GTTGACCATTTGGCAGATAAGAGGGAGACGGACAAAGGAAATGAAAAAATTGACACAATGGAAGAGGCCAGACGTAGAAACAGAAACAAGAATTTTCCTTTGATCGGAAAGATATCACGGAAAGATTCTAAGGTCTTAAAGTTCTTATTTGGGAAGCCAAGGAAAGGAGGACATGAGTCCAG GGAAGAAGTTGCCCGCAGTGGGGATTTTGGGGTGTCCCTTGAGGATATCCATTGTCTTTGCCCGACCGTCTCAGTTTCTTTGAAG GTCATAAACATTTGGGCAGCGTACTTGTGTCAGACCAACTCCGACTCATGGTTCTTGCCTACTTCCTTTGGG GAACAAGCCAGGTTAAATGAGGATCCATTTGTTGTCCCTGTTTCAGTGGCATCAACAATTGTTCATTGTCGGCTGCAGAGGTTCCATAGGCGATTAAAGCATTGTGTTCAGGTGATTAAGGGTTAA